The Actinomycetota bacterium genome contains the following window.
CCTTGAGGGCGGCTGCCGGCACGAGGCGGGGAGGACGCACCCCGGGGGCCACCGCGGCCATGGCCGCCAGCAGTTCGTCACCGTCCAGCGAGCAGGCGTTGAGCAGGTAGCGCCTCCCCGCCACCCCGCGAGCCTCGGCCAGCAGGTGGCCCCGGGCGCAGTCGTCCACGTCGACCAGGCTGACGGTCGTCTCCACCCAGAACCGCAGCCGGCCCCGCAGGAAGGCCACCAGCACCTGGCCCGTACCCGTCGTCCGGCCCGGGCCCTGCACCGACGACGGGTTGACGTAGACGACGTCCACCCCCAGGGCCGCGGCCTCCCGGCGGACGGCCTGCTCGGCGTCCCACTTCGAGCGCTCGTACTCGGACAAGAACGTCCCCCGGTGCGCCGACTCCTCGTGGCCCAGGGCGCCGGTGGCCTCGCCGATGGTGACGGCCGACGACGTGTAGACCACTCGGCCCACCCCGGCGCGGGCCGCCGCAGCCACGCAGTTCACCGACCCGGCCATGTTCGTGTGGTGCATGGGCGACGGGTCGCGCAGGCAGAACTTGTTGACCCCGGCCACGTGGTAGACGGCGCCGCACCCCTGCATGGCCCGCTCCAGCGACGTCCCGTCGAGCACGTCACCCCGCACGGGCTCGGCCCCCGCGGCCACCAGTGCGGCCGCGGCCTGGTCCGAACGAGCCAGGCCTCTCACCTGCCGCCCGTCGGCCACCAGGTGACGGACCACGGCCGCTCCCACGATCCCGGTGCCTCCCGTGACCAGGACAGGGGGGCCGGGCATGGCCGAGCACGCTACCGCCGCACCCCGCCGCTACCGTGGCGGCCCACCTGGCCTGCGGCCCGGCCCGGCCGTCAGGTACGGGGCGATGAACCGCTGGCGGTGGCGCCGGGGTAGGGGCCGAGCAGGGGGGGAAGGTCGGCCAGTGCTCCGACGTGGGGGTGGTCGACGGCCCCGCAGAACCCGTGGGGGTCGACGTGTACCGGCTGCAGGCCGGCGTTGCGGGCCCCTTTGACGTCGAAGTGCACGGTGTCGCCCACGTAAAGGCACCGTTCGGCCGCGATCTCGAGGGCCTCGAGTGCGTACCCGAAGATGCGGGGGTCGGGTTTGGCCACCCCCACCCGGTGGGAGTCGACCACGATGGCCACCTGGGCGGACTGGCCGTCGACCGCGCAGATCTGGCGGGTCTCGAGCTGTTCCTCCATGTCGCCTCCGGCGTTGGAGACGACGGCCAGCGGGTAGCCGGCGGCCTGGAGGGCCAGAAGGGCCCCCACTGCCCCCGGCGCGGCCACCCAGGGCGTGGCCAGGTAGACGTCGCGCAGGCGGGGCCGCACGGCGTCGACGTGTTCGTCGCCCACCCCGAAGTAGGTCGCCATGGTGGCGTCCAGCCCGGTCCAGTCGGGCTCGTCGAACGTGTCGACGCCCTCCATGATGCGGTCGACCTCGCCCATCAGGCGGTAGTGGTTGCGGTTGCAGGTCGCGTCGTCGGGCACGTCAGCCACGTAGGGGCCGACGGCCGCCCGGATGGCCTCCTGGTCGGGCAGCAGCAGCACCCCCCCGGCGTCGAGCACCACAGCCTCGATGGGCCCGGTCCATTGCTGTCGTGCCTCGTCACCCACGAATGACCATTGTCGCCCAGCCACCTACCGGACCTGGATACGGAGGGGGACGAGGGCCACCGGCCGGCCCGGTTCAGCGACCACGATCGCCGCGGACCACGTTCCCGCCATGATGAACTTCATGTCGACGTCGTAGCGCCCGCCGGAGGCCTCCCGAGCCATGGCACTCACCCCCGGGTGCTCCATCTCGGGCATGTCGGCCGCGAAGCAGACCTGGGCCCCGGTCACGGGCCGGCCGTCGCGGCGCACGGCCAGGCGGAAGGTCGTGCCCTCCAGGCGGGGCGGGTCGGGCTCGGAGTCGACGGTGGCCGAGTACGCCGGGTCGGTCTCGCCTTCGGGGCAGGGGGCCCCGCTGCCCGCTCCCGAACGGCGGGTGTTGACCTCCATGGGCACTTCGACGGCGTCCGAGCCCGACTCGACCACGACGGTGACGGTCCAGATGCCGGCGATCGACAGGTCCCGCCCCGATCCTCGCCACCGCTGGTCGGCTGAGGCCTCGAGGTCGACAGCCGTGGGCGTCAGGTCGGGGTTGTCCTTGAGCTGGAAGCGCAGCGAGACCCGGTCGGCGCCCGCCGCCCGGCCGGTGTCGTAGTCGTCCACCTTTGCCTCGTAGCGGTTGAGCCCAGGCTGGCCGGGGGTGACCACCAGTTGGACACGGACCGTCGTGGCGAAGTCGCTCCCGGTCACGCTGATGGGAGCGGCGGCCGCGGCGGCCTCCTTCGATGCCGCGGCCACCAGGACCGACGGGGGGAAGCCGGCCATGACCGCGGTGGCGGCCAGCAGGGTGGCCCCCAACCCCACCTCGAGCCTCACGACCCGCCGGAAGCCGCCGGCGCCCCCCCCGGCAGCCGCCGGGACGTGGCGGAACCGCGCCCGTGCCCCCAGGGCCACGAGTACGGCGAAGAGGCCGAGCTTGACCAGCAGGGCCAAGCCGAAGTCGGTGTTGACCAGCCGGTCCCACGCCCCCACCTGGTTGAGGGCACGGGCCGTCCCCGAGACCACCACGAGGGCCAGGGCCCAGGCGGCCACCGTGGAGAAGCGGCGGGCCAGGCCCCGGCCCCGGCCCGGGTCGCCCCGGCGCATGGCGGCCAGGAGCCAGACGAGCCCGCCCACCCACACGCCCACCGACACCATGTGCGACCACTGGGCCCCGACCGTGAACCACCGGGCCGACGAGGCGTCGGCGTGGCCCGCCAGGGCACGGGCCAGCATCGCCGCGGCCGCCCCCACACCCACGGCCACCAGCGGTGCCCGGTCGCGGCGTACGGCGGACCACGCCACGGCCGCCCCCGCGGCCAGCACGGCTACCGCCTGCACAGTCAGCTTGTGGCCGGTGGCCGACGAGAGCAAGTTGCCCAGGCTGGTCTCGGCCGACGCCCGCTGGTCGGCGACGGACAGCCCCACGCCCACAACGGCCGCGAGCCACGAAGCGGCCAGGGAGCGCCGGGGCAGGGAAGCAACGTCGGCCGCGACAGCCACCCCCACCACCGCCGCCCCCAGCATCAGCACCACGCCCGCGTAGAAGAGCCACCGGCCGGCCACACCGACGGGGGTGGGCGCGGGGGTATCCATCAGGACCACTCCGGCTTCGCCCGGCAGGGGGGCGGGCACTCCCACGCCGAACCCGACCGAGCCCGCCGTCGTGTGCCCGTCGATGGACGAGGTCGTCCGCCACGTGACCGTGTAGGCGCCCTGGTCGAGGCCCTCGAGCGTCACTCGCAACTGGTAGGGCTGGTCGGGAACGGGCTCGGGCTTGCCGGCCCGCACCTCCTTGCCCGACGAGTCGAGCACCCGCACGGTGGTCAGGGCGAAGTCGGGTCTCTCGGTGAAGGCCAGGACCACCGAGCCCGGCGCCTCGGCCAGGCTCTCGCCGTCGGCCGGGTTGGAGGCCGCCAGCAGGGCGTGCCCCGACGCCGGGGCGCTGGCCAGTGCCATCCACAGGGCGGTCAGCAGCACGGCTGCCAGCGCGGCCGGCCCCCGCCCTCGGGGCCACCCCGCCCGGGCGGTCACGGTGTACGAGATCGCGCCGCGCCCGTGGCCCCCGCCCCGCGGCTGGCATCGTTGCCGGCCGCCGGACGGCCAGGCGGGGCCGTGCGAGAACGGCGGGCGGAGACAAGGGCGGCGCCGGCCGCCAACGCCCCCAGGCCGCCCAGGGCCAGGCCCGCGACAGCCAGGGCACGGGCACTGCGTACGCGATCGTCGGCGGCCGCCAGGGCAGCCTCGACCTCGTCGGCCCGGGCTTCCAGCCGCGGGACCTCGCGGTCGATCCGTGTCGCGATCTGGCCCGT
Protein-coding sequences here:
- a CDS encoding copper resistance protein CopC produces the protein MTARAGWPRGRGPAALAAVLLTALWMALASAPASGHALLAASNPADGESLAEAPGSVVLAFTERPDFALTTVRVLDSSGKEVRAGKPEPVPDQPYQLRVTLEGLDQGAYTVTWRTTSSIDGHTTAGSVGFGVGVPAPLPGEAGVVLMDTPAPTPVGVAGRWLFYAGVVLMLGAAVVGVAVAADVASLPRRSLAASWLAAVVGVGLSVADQRASAETSLGNLLSSATGHKLTVQAVAVLAAGAAVAWSAVRRDRAPLVAVGVGAAAAMLARALAGHADASSARWFTVGAQWSHMVSVGVWVGGLVWLLAAMRRGDPGRGRGLARRFSTVAAWALALVVVSGTARALNQVGAWDRLVNTDFGLALLVKLGLFAVLVALGARARFRHVPAAAGGGAGGFRRVVRLEVGLGATLLAATAVMAGFPPSVLVAAASKEAAAAAAPISVTGSDFATTVRVQLVVTPGQPGLNRYEAKVDDYDTGRAAGADRVSLRFQLKDNPDLTPTAVDLEASADQRWRGSGRDLSIAGIWTVTVVVESGSDAVEVPMEVNTRRSGAGSGAPCPEGETDPAYSATVDSEPDPPRLEGTTFRLAVRRDGRPVTGAQVCFAADMPEMEHPGVSAMAREASGGRYDVDMKFIMAGTWSAAIVVAEPGRPVALVPLRIQVR
- a CDS encoding NAD-dependent epimerase/dehydratase family protein; the encoded protein is MPGPPVLVTGGTGIVGAAVVRHLVADGRQVRGLARSDQAAAALVAAGAEPVRGDVLDGTSLERAMQGCGAVYHVAGVNKFCLRDPSPMHHTNMAGSVNCVAAAARAGVGRVVYTSSAVTIGEATGALGHEESAHRGTFLSEYERSKWDAEQAVRREAAALGVDVVYVNPSSVQGPGRTTGTGQVLVAFLRGRLRFWVETTVSLVDVDDCARGHLLAEARGVAGRRYLLNACSLDGDELLAAMAAVAPGVRPPRLVPAAALKVAVAGVEGVARARDRTPLVCRESLRALLHGHRYDGSRAERELGLRYRPAAETLARTAAWLADEGLVPRSVLA
- a CDS encoding HAD family hydrolase, whose protein sequence is MGDEARQQWTGPIEAVVLDAGGVLLLPDQEAIRAAVGPYVADVPDDATCNRNHYRLMGEVDRIMEGVDTFDEPDWTGLDATMATYFGVGDEHVDAVRPRLRDVYLATPWVAAPGAVGALLALQAAGYPLAVVSNAGGDMEEQLETRQICAVDGQSAQVAIVVDSHRVGVAKPDPRIFGYALEALEIAAERCLYVGDTVHFDVKGARNAGLQPVHVDPHGFCGAVDHPHVGALADLPPLLGPYPGATASGSSPRT